A DNA window from Pyrus communis chromosome 3, drPyrComm1.1, whole genome shotgun sequence contains the following coding sequences:
- the LOC137729554 gene encoding L-ascorbate peroxidase 3-like produces the protein MTSTLVDKEYFNEIDKARRHLRALIYSRSCAPIMLRLAWHDAGTYDAKTKTGGPNGSIRNEEEYSHGSNNGLKKAIDFCEEVKSKHPRITYADLYQLASVVAVEVTGGPAIDFSPGRKDSKISPKEGRLPDSKRGLSHLREMFYRMGLSDKDIVALSGGHTLGRAHPDRSGFDGPWTKEPLQFDNSYFVELLNEESEGLLKLPTDAALVEDPEFCKYVYLYAKDKETFLRDYAELHKKLSELGFTPNLTSCKTSAKDSTIMAQGAVGVAVAAVVVSLGYLYEAHKRAK, from the exons ATGACATCGACGCTCGTTGACAAAGAGTATTTCAATGAAATCGACAAGGCCCGCCGCCATCTCCGCGCTCTCATTTACAGCAGAAGCTGCGCTCCGATCATGCTCCGCTTGGc GTGGCACGATGCTGGGACCTACGATGCCAAGACGAAAACGGGTGGGCCGAATGGGTCGATTCGTAACGAGGAAGAGTACTCTCATGGTTCCAACAATGGCTTGAAGAAGGCTATTGATTTTTGCG AGGAAGTGAAGTCTAAGCATCCAAGGATTACATATGCAGACCTATACCAG CTTGCAAGTGTTGTTGCAGTTGAGGTCACTGGAGGCCCCGCCATTGATTTTTCTCCAGGCAGGAAG GATTCTAAAATTTCTCCTAAGGAAGGACGACTTCCAGATTCTAAACGAGGGTTAT CACATTTGAGGGAAATGTTCTATAGAATGGGGCTGTCTGACAAGGATATTGTTGCACTATCTGGGGGTCATACACTG GGAAGGGCACATCCAGACAGATCTGGTTTTGATGGTCCTTGGACTAAGGAACCTCTACAGTTTGATAACTCATACTTTGT TGAACTATTGAATGAGGAATCAGAGGGGTTGTTGAAACTTCCGACAGATGCAGCTTTAGTGGAGGATCCTGAGTTCTGTAAATATGTCTATCTGTATGCAAAG GATAAGGAAACATTTTTAAGAGATTATGCTGAattgcataagaaactttcagaGCTCGGGTTTACTCCAAACCTCACTTCCTGTAAGACAAGTGCTAAGGACAGCACCATAATGGCACAAGGAGCAGTAGGAGTTGCTGTTGCTGCTGTTGTTGTGAGCTTAGGCTACTTGTATGAAGCTCACAAAAGAGCCAAGTAG
- the LOC137728701 gene encoding myb-related protein 308-like has translation MGRSPCCEKAHTNKGAWTKEEDDRLIAYIRAHGEGCWRSLPKAAGLLRCGKSCRLRWINYLRPDLKRGNFTEEEDELIIKLHSLLGNKWSLIAGRLPGRTDNEIKNYWNTHIRRKLLTRGIDPTTHRPLNETPQESATTISFAAASTNIKEEDQKISITNGLVCKDSKNPVQERCPDLNLELQISPPCQPQQPSDGLKSGGRGLCFSCSLGLQDAKNCSCGRDAIGGATSGTTNIGYDFLGLKNGVLDYRSLEMK, from the exons atgggaagATCTCCTTGCTGTGAGAAGGCTCACACCAACAAAGGAGCTTGGACCAAGGAAGAAGACGACCGCCTCATTGCCTACATCAGAGCTCACGGCGAGGGTTGCTGGCGGTCACTGCCCAAGGCGGCGGGCCTCCTCCGATGCGGGAAGAGCTGCAGGCTGCGGTGGATCAACTACCTTAGACCTGATCTCAAGCGTGGCAATTTcactgaagaagaagatgagctcATCATCAAACTCCATAGCCTCCTTGGAAACAA ATGGTCTTTGATAGCTGGAAGGCTGCCTGGAAGAACAGACAACGAGATAAAGAACTACTGGAACACCCACATAAGAAGGAAGCTTTTGACCAGAGGGATTGACCCCACAACTCACAGGCCACTCAATGAGACACCTCAGGAATCTGCAACCACAATTTCTTTTGCTGCCGCTTCTACAAATATCAAAGAAGAAGATCAAAAAATCTCCATAACCAATGGGCTTGTTTGCAAAGATTCAAAAAACCCAGTTCAGGAAAGGTGCCCTGACTTGAATCTTGAGCTTCAAATCAGCCCTCCCTGCCAGCCTCAGCAACCCAGTGACGGTTTGAAGAGTGGAGGGCGGGGACTCTGCTTTTCTTGCAGTTTGGGGCTTCAAGATGCAAAGAACTGCAGCTGTGGGAGGGATGCTATTGGTGGCGCCACCAGTGGCACCACCAATATTGGTTATGATTTCTTGGGGTTGAAAAATGGGGTCTTGGATTACAGAAGCTTGGAGATGAAATGA